Proteins co-encoded in one Uloborus diversus isolate 005 chromosome 9, Udiv.v.3.1, whole genome shotgun sequence genomic window:
- the LOC129230243 gene encoding speckle-type POZ protein-like — MLFSDQLKCDKKPTSLGCASNSLSSDFEELYNNGQFSDVTLKLDDEEFKAHKLVLSARSKVFAAMFEHDMKENRQDTVNLVQMKVETVRDMLRYVYCGKIRDLSPAEALNLYVAADHYDLQELRAICRDVIVLDISIENVCDIVEVADLHDDESLIKELKSFLSKNGKKIIKTEKWKDICKNNPVLCGKMFEWAFDE; from the coding sequence ATGCTATTTTCAGATCAACTGAAATGTGATAAGAAACCGACGTCACTGGGCTGTGCTTCAAATTCGTTATCGTCCGACTTTGAAGAATTGTACAACAATGGTCAATTTTCAGATGTCACTTTGAAGTTGGATGACGAGGAATTCAAAGCCCACAAGTTGGTGCTCAGTGCCCGATCGAAGGTGTTTGCCGCCATGTTTGAGCACGACATGAAGGAAAACCGTCAGGACACCGTTAATCTAGTGCAAATGAAAGTCGAGACAGTCCGGGATATGCTACGATACGTCTATTGTGGGAAAATCCGCGACTTATCTCCAGCTGAAGCGCTTAATCTCTATGTAGCAGCCGATCATTACGACTTGCAAGAATTAAGAGCCATTTGCCGAGACGTAATTGTGCTTGACATTTCCATTGAAAATGTGTGTGATATTGTTGAAGTTGCAGATCTTCATGACGATGAATCATTAATAAAAGAATTGAAATCTTTTTTAtccaaaaatggaaagaaaattataaaaactgaaaaatggaaAGATATTTGTAAGAACAACCCCGTTTTGTGTGGGAAAATGTTTGAATGGGCTTttgatgaataa